In the genome of Carettochelys insculpta isolate YL-2023 chromosome 17, ASM3395843v1, whole genome shotgun sequence, the window AGCTGTCTCCTGATTTTGTCTTCAATAAAACCGATAGCAATGGCACACAGTGTCATGATACGACAGAACACAGGAAACTGGGCACTTACATTCCCTACGTCCTGGCTGTAACTCTGACTGGCTTTGTCCTCCCCTTCCTCATAATCATTGGGTGCTACTCTCACGTGGTGGTGGTCCTCTGGAGAAATGAAAACGTAGAACCAAACCTAAAGAAGAGGAGCATCAGACTGGCAGTGCTGGTGATGGTACTGTTCTCTGTCTGCTTCCTCCCATACCACGTCTTCAGGAACCTTAACTTGCTGTCCCGAAGCTGGCAACTCCAGGGGTCCTGCACccagactttaaaaaatatctatGTCGCCTATCAGGTGACTCGGGGCCTCGCCAGCTTCAACAGtgccctgaaccccctgctgTACCTAATCACCAATGAGGACTGTGTGTCACGTATAAGGACCCTCAGTCAAAGGGCTGGCCAGTCTCTGGGGTCTCTCTTAGTGAGAACCCGGCACCAATCAGATCAGAAGAAAATGAGCATGAGTCTCCATGACGAATTTGAAGAAGCATGTGATGAACTCTGAATTGGTTGGTTAAAGAAGTAAGAGGCTAGTCTGACTAGCCAGATGGCAAGTTATTGGTGTGTGGGACCACatttcctgcccccagctgtctgGTTTGCTTTTTTAGAGTGCAAGAACATTGGGGCATGGGTTGAGCTGCCTTATTT includes:
- the LOC142022174 gene encoding P2Y purinoceptor 1-like, which translates into the protein MKVEEVVSVADTTNTSFSTAPTNKCPVNESFTHHFLPAVYLIVCLVGLLANGLGLWNLCAGFRRRSWSTLGVLVCNLGVADLLYVITLPFLVTYYLQGRVWLFGNVCCRLTRALFHVNLYASIGFLTCISVHRYLGIVHPMKMLGRCQTLGHSLYLSALVWGWVIIQLSPDFVFNKTDSNGTQCHDTTEHRKLGTYIPYVLAVTLTGFVLPFLIIIGCYSHVVVVLWRNENVEPNLKKRSIRLAVLVMVLFSVCFLPYHVFRNLNLLSRSWQLQGSCTQTLKNIYVAYQVTRGLASFNSALNPLLYLITNEDCVSRIRTLSQRAGQSLGSLLVRTRHQSDQKKMSMSLHDEFEEACDEL